In one window of Bizionia sp. M204 DNA:
- a CDS encoding gliding motility-associated C-terminal domain-containing protein has translation MKKITLSILFGIISFCGFSQIGLVENFDAGLTLPPGWTGSGYSGAVFQPCSVVSLRANLSPENLTDDLISPNIVGQSNGTDLTVAFDYKIVDWSAAVDPTNPGWGELNVEYSTNNGATWVNMGTIDDSNHQAANTCANISFVLPAANVPTGSDIKLRFENTYFSGNYYFYIDNVTASQVVVDPPSCSNLISPTNGATGVPITADLSWQPATGIPSGYTLAVGTTPGGDDVVTSQGVGLSTSFALPDLEYSTTYYVTITPFNANGDATGCAVQSFTTGADPNAPVDCGSGIPINTVFCYTNNDTTTFSFVSSDGSPLVVIFNSGSTENNWDELIVLDSDGVTNLNAATPYGNGGNLAGLIFTSTGDTITIGVTSDGSGISCTNNPWDFDVACVDTSSIPNCNATLTAPINGEVGVNENVDLTWSPATIFVTGYTVTMGTTPGGTDIADNVDVGPVLTYDPGTLDYDQTYYVTITPYNDNGPAVNCNEESFTVRPDPNQIIDCAANQILNTVFCYENGNNAFQEIFSFQSSDGSPLNMFFNSGTIESCCDNIRIQDGNGTVIFEGNNGGDLAGLSIVSITDRLVMFYEADGSVSCASGSRTPWDFDVSCVDTTVVPNCNAELTAPLNGAVGVDENADLTWSPASVFVTGYIINMGTTPGGTDVLDGVDVGNVLTFDPGTLTYETTYYVTIIPYNDNGNATGCTEESFTVKNDPFQIVDCENAEIINTVFCYENGNNTFIELYSFQSSNGNPLNMFFNSGTIESCCDNIRIEEADGTVIFEGNNGGDLAGLSINSTGDSLVMFYESDGSVSCESGSRTPWDFDVSCIDTTAVPNCNAVLLAPANASVDVDENADLTWSQASIIVTGYFLSIGTTPGGTDILDSFDVGNVLTYDPGTLTYDTTFYVTITPYNDNGSAADCTEYSFTTRPDPNQIVDCESGVPLNTTYCYTANDTTEFNYASSTGFPLVLEFNAGQVENTWDELIVLDSDGTELYNGYGNAGNLAGLTFTTSGPTLTVIIQSDGSGSCSTSGYTPWDFDVYCQTCLPQTVRFDVVNGDCITDPNNPVFEVEVDITDLGDATSLTLTDNQGSAPVVVTETGILNFGPYTAGTNVVVTVANTNDPNCTVISNPLAFICPPPPNPCSIVFAGDDTGVDCNTPEVTLSGNFHLYGQDTNNYEINAIDTCPTPPVDGATPTSINVDDTWSDVLELGFDFCFYGGVYDQVIIGSNGVISFEVENAGGFNGWALGAGDTLPNATNATITEANIFGVGHDIDPSVCGSIDYVVLGSAPYRQFVVNYNAVCHFGSQCNSNTSTSQIILHESSNNIDIHVLSKPTCTSWNGGRAVIGLQNVDDTAATTPPGRNTGVWTVTQEESWRFSPSGVPNYALQWVDPAGNVIGTEDTVTVSPTQNSTYTFEVTYDLCTGGQATVVDEVEVTYTNLSTADGTFEMDLDCTGATATILGDTGGTFAFNPEPTDGAIIDPTTGEITNGTSGTTYNVQYTVGEAGCPAIVTEIITLPAAGDPSFTLTATCDGAITTIDGDSGGTFVFNPEPADGATIDSTTGEISNGVSGNTYTVEYTISGTCPVTRTETVTVLLPSDPSFTLSADCVSATATVTGDTGGVFTFNPVPTDGATIDSASGEITNVVAGASYTVEYTTVGDCPETATQTISIPLIADAAFEMTTSCTGATANVTGDSGGVFTFNPVPTDGAVLDMNTGEITNGVPGSSYTIEYTVGDVSCEATTSETITLPTVGDASFTLTANCDGAVATIDGDAGGTFTFDPVPTDGATINATTGEISNGTGGTTYTVVYSTSGVCAETETQTVTVLPGGDASFTMTVNCDGATAVLTGDTGGTFTFNPLPTDGATIDPGSGEIMNVVSGSSYTVEYTTVGTCPTTASETITIPAEEDASFSVVAISCEGATISILGDTGGTFTFNPIPNDGATINVTTGEVQNAETNTSYTIAYTTTGPCPVSSEVTFITDECLVQVIPQVITPNDDGVNDTFDLSGYDVSSLEIFNRHGVKVFSHKNGIYTDQFRGVADNGDELPVGTYYYIMKYQNGKVKSSWVYINK, from the coding sequence ATGAAAAAAATTACCCTTTCAATTCTTTTTGGAATCATATCCTTTTGTGGGTTTTCCCAAATTGGATTAGTTGAAAATTTCGATGCAGGTCTTACATTACCTCCAGGATGGACCGGTAGTGGTTACTCTGGAGCTGTATTCCAACCATGTAGTGTTGTTTCCTTAAGAGCCAATTTGAGTCCAGAAAACTTAACAGATGATTTAATATCACCTAATATAGTTGGTCAATCAAATGGTACAGATTTAACAGTAGCTTTTGATTATAAAATTGTTGATTGGTCAGCCGCTGTCGATCCTACTAACCCTGGTTGGGGAGAGCTCAATGTGGAATACTCCACAAATAATGGAGCTACATGGGTCAATATGGGTACCATAGATGATTCTAACCATCAGGCAGCAAATACCTGTGCTAATATAAGTTTTGTTCTACCGGCCGCAAATGTGCCTACAGGTTCTGATATCAAATTAAGATTTGAAAATACTTATTTTTCTGGAAATTATTATTTCTATATAGATAATGTTACTGCATCACAAGTGGTTGTAGATCCACCATCGTGTTCTAATTTAATTTCGCCAACTAATGGTGCAACAGGAGTTCCAATAACAGCCGATTTAAGTTGGCAACCTGCTACAGGTATTCCTTCTGGTTATACCCTAGCGGTGGGAACTACGCCAGGCGGAGATGATGTCGTGACGTCTCAAGGCGTTGGTCTTTCAACTTCTTTTGCTTTACCAGATTTAGAATACTCAACAACTTATTATGTAACGATTACGCCTTTTAATGCTAATGGTGACGCAACAGGTTGTGCAGTACAATCTTTTACAACAGGAGCAGATCCAAATGCACCGGTAGATTGTGGTTCGGGAATTCCAATTAATACGGTTTTCTGTTATACAAATAACGATACAACGACATTTAGTTTTGTAAGTAGTGATGGTTCGCCTTTAGTGGTGATTTTTAATTCTGGTAGTACAGAAAACAACTGGGATGAACTAATAGTTTTAGATTCTGACGGTGTTACAAATTTAAACGCAGCTACTCCTTACGGAAACGGAGGGAATTTAGCCGGTTTGATATTTACATCAACAGGCGATACGATTACAATAGGAGTAACTTCAGATGGTTCCGGAATTAGCTGTACCAACAATCCTTGGGATTTTGATGTAGCCTGTGTTGATACATCATCTATACCAAATTGTAACGCTACGTTAACAGCACCAATAAATGGGGAAGTTGGCGTTAATGAAAATGTGGATTTAACCTGGAGTCCTGCAACCATTTTTGTTACGGGTTATACCGTAACTATGGGAACTACACCTGGGGGAACGGATATTGCAGATAATGTGGATGTAGGTCCTGTTTTAACATACGATCCAGGAACCTTGGATTATGATCAAACATATTATGTAACCATTACGCCTTATAATGATAATGGACCTGCGGTAAACTGTAATGAGGAAAGTTTTACAGTGCGTCCAGATCCAAATCAGATTATTGATTGTGCAGCAAATCAAATTTTAAACACGGTTTTCTGTTACGAAAATGGGAATAATGCGTTTCAGGAAATTTTTAGTTTCCAAAGTTCAGACGGAAGTCCTTTAAACATGTTCTTTAATTCAGGAACTATTGAATCTTGCTGTGATAATATTAGAATACAAGACGGGAATGGAACTGTTATTTTTGAAGGCAATAATGGAGGCGATTTAGCTGGATTATCTATTGTTTCTATAACAGATAGATTAGTAATGTTCTACGAAGCTGATGGTTCTGTTAGTTGTGCAAGTGGATCTAGAACACCATGGGATTTTGATGTGTCTTGTGTCGATACTACAGTTGTTCCAAATTGTAACGCTGAACTGACTGCTCCATTAAACGGCGCGGTTGGTGTAGATGAGAATGCCGATTTAACTTGGAGTCCAGCAAGTGTTTTTGTTACGGGTTATATTATTAATATGGGTACTACACCAGGCGGAACAGATGTTTTAGATGGCGTTGATGTAGGAAATGTTTTAACCTTTGACCCTGGAACATTAACGTATGAAACGACTTATTATGTAACCATAATTCCTTACAATGATAATGGAAACGCAACAGGTTGTACAGAGGAAAGCTTTACCGTTAAAAACGATCCTTTCCAAATTGTAGACTGTGAGAATGCCGAAATAATTAATACAGTTTTCTGTTATGAAAATGGTAATAACACGTTTATAGAGTTATATAGTTTCCAAAGTTCAAATGGAAACCCTTTAAATATGTTCTTTAACTCTGGAACTATTGAATCTTGTTGTGATAATATTAGAATAGAAGAAGCCGATGGAACGGTCATTTTTGAAGGTAATAATGGAGGTGATTTAGCAGGGTTATCAATAAACTCTACAGGAGACTCATTAGTAATGTTCTATGAATCTGATGGTTCTGTAAGTTGTGAAAGTGGCTCTAGAACACCATGGGATTTTGATGTGTCATGTATTGATACAACAGCCGTTCCTAATTGTAATGCTGTATTATTAGCACCTGCAAATGCATCTGTTGATGTAGATGAAAATGCAGATTTAACATGGAGTCAAGCTTCTATTATCGTTACAGGTTATTTCTTATCGATTGGCACAACTCCAGGAGGCACTGATATCCTTGATAGTTTTGATGTTGGTAACGTTTTAACATACGATCCAGGAACGTTAACTTATGATACAACTTTTTATGTAACTATTACACCCTATAATGATAATGGTTCGGCAGCAGATTGTACTGAATATAGTTTTACAACAAGACCAGATCCAAACCAAATTGTAGATTGTGAATCTGGCGTGCCTTTAAATACAACATATTGCTACACGGCAAATGATACAACCGAATTCAATTATGCAAGTTCAACAGGTTTTCCGTTAGTATTAGAATTTAACGCAGGTCAGGTTGAGAATACTTGGGATGAATTAATTGTTTTAGATTCGGATGGTACAGAACTTTATAATGGATATGGTAACGCAGGTAATTTAGCAGGTTTAACCTTTACAACCTCTGGACCTACCTTAACCGTAATCATTCAATCAGATGGTTCCGGAAGTTGTTCAACTAGTGGTTATACACCTTGGGATTTTGATGTGTATTGCCAAACATGTTTACCACAAACGGTACGTTTTGATGTGGTGAATGGTGATTGTATAACAGATCCTAATAACCCTGTTTTTGAAGTAGAAGTAGATATTACAGATTTAGGAGATGCAACGAGCTTAACACTAACTGATAATCAGGGTAGTGCTCCAGTTGTGGTTACAGAAACAGGAATTTTAAACTTTGGTCCATATACAGCTGGTACAAATGTAGTTGTTACAGTTGCTAATACAAACGATCCTAACTGTACAGTTATAAGTAACCCATTAGCGTTTATATGTCCACCACCACCAAATCCGTGCTCTATTGTTTTTGCCGGTGATGATACGGGTGTAGATTGTAATACGCCAGAAGTTACACTATCAGGAAACTTCCATTTATATGGTCAAGACACGAATAATTATGAAATAAACGCTATTGATACCTGTCCAACACCTCCAGTGGATGGCGCAACACCAACAAGTATAAACGTTGATGATACATGGTCTGACGTTTTAGAACTTGGATTTGATTTCTGTTTCTATGGTGGTGTTTATGACCAGGTAATTATTGGCTCTAATGGTGTTATTAGTTTTGAGGTAGAGAATGCAGGTGGATTTAATGGATGGGCACTTGGTGCTGGAGATACTTTGCCAAATGCTACAAACGCAACGATTACAGAAGCAAATATTTTCGGCGTAGGTCATGATATAGACCCTTCGGTTTGTGGTAGTATAGATTATGTAGTCTTAGGTTCTGCACCTTATAGACAGTTTGTTGTAAACTATAATGCTGTTTGTCATTTTGGTAGCCAATGTAATTCAAACACCTCTACATCTCAAATCATACTTCACGAATCATCAAATAATATTGATATTCATGTATTAAGCAAGCCAACTTGTACGTCTTGGAACGGTGGTAGAGCTGTTATTGGATTGCAAAATGTTGATGATACCGCTGCTACAACACCTCCAGGTAGAAATACGGGTGTTTGGACAGTGACGCAAGAAGAATCTTGGAGGTTTTCACCGTCAGGAGTTCCAAATTACGCATTACAATGGGTAGACCCTGCAGGAAATGTAATTGGGACAGAAGACACCGTAACAGTGTCTCCAACTCAAAATTCAACTTATACCTTTGAAGTAACATATGATTTATGTACGGGTGGTCAAGCTACTGTTGTAGATGAAGTTGAGGTTACTTACACCAACCTTTCTACAGCTGATGGAACATTTGAAATGGATTTAGACTGTACGGGAGCAACTGCTACTATTCTTGGAGATACAGGTGGAACATTTGCTTTCAACCCAGAACCTACGGATGGCGCTATTATTGACCCAACAACCGGAGAGATTACTAATGGTACCTCTGGAACAACTTATAATGTACAATATACAGTAGGAGAGGCTGGTTGTCCGGCTATTGTTACGGAAATTATAACATTGCCAGCGGCAGGAGATCCTTCCTTCACATTAACCGCAACATGTGACGGTGCTATTACTACAATTGATGGTGATAGCGGAGGTACGTTTGTTTTTAATCCAGAACCTGCAGATGGCGCAACAATAGACAGTACAACAGGTGAAATTTCTAACGGTGTTAGTGGTAATACCTATACTGTTGAATATACTATTTCTGGAACCTGTCCTGTTACGAGAACAGAAACTGTAACCGTATTATTACCAAGCGACCCATCTTTTACGCTTTCAGCAGATTGCGTAAGTGCAACAGCAACTGTAACGGGAGATACTGGAGGTGTATTCACATTCAATCCAGTGCCAACCGATGGTGCAACCATTGATTCCGCTTCTGGTGAAATTACGAATGTTGTAGCAGGTGCAAGTTACACGGTAGAATACACAACAGTAGGCGACTGCCCAGAGACAGCAACGCAAACAATAAGTATTCCGTTAATAGCAGATGCAGCATTTGAAATGACAACATCGTGTACAGGTGCAACAGCCAATGTAACTGGTGATTCAGGTGGTGTATTCACATTTAATCCAGTACCAACGGATGGTGCGGTATTAGACATGAATACCGGTGAAATTACAAATGGTGTTCCTGGATCTTCTTATACCATAGAGTATACAGTAGGTGATGTTAGTTGTGAAGCAACAACTTCAGAAACAATAACCTTGCCAACGGTTGGTGATGCATCCTTTACCTTAACTGCTAATTGTGATGGAGCCGTAGCAACTATAGATGGTGACGCAGGAGGAACATTTACCTTCGACCCAGTACCAACGGATGGTGCAACTATAAATGCAACCACAGGAGAAATCTCGAATGGTACCGGTGGTACTACGTATACAGTAGTATATTCAACGTCTGGAGTTTGTGCAGAAACAGAAACACAAACAGTAACAGTGCTGCCAGGAGGTGATGCTTCATTTACAATGACAGTAAATTGTGATGGTGCTACCGCTGTTCTAACAGGTGATACAGGAGGAACATTTACATTTAATCCTTTACCAACAGATGGAGCAACTATAGACCCAGGTTCAGGTGAGATTATGAATGTAGTATCAGGAAGTAGTTATACGGTTGAATATACCACGGTAGGTACTTGTCCAACAACGGCATCGGAAACAATAACCATTCCGGCAGAAGAAGACGCTTCATTTAGCGTGGTTGCAATATCATGCGAAGGAGCAACTATAAGTATTTTAGGAGATACGGGAGGTACATTTACTTTTAACCCGATTCCAAACGATGGTGCAACCATAAATGTAACAACGGGAGAAGTCCAAAATGCTGAAACAAACACGTCGTATACAATTGCGTATACTACAACTGGACCTTGTCCCGTATCATCTGAAGTAACATTTATTACAGATGAATGTTTGGTGCAGGTTATTCCGCAGGTTATCACACCAAATGATGATGGCGTAAACGATACGTTTGATCTAAGTGGTTATGATGTGAGTAGTTTAGAAATATTCAACCGTCATGGTGTTAAAGTATTTAGCCATAAAAATGGAATTTATACAGACCAGTTTAGAGGAGTTGCCGATAACGGTGATGAATTACCGGTAGGAACTTATTATTATATCATGAAATATCAAAATGGTAAAGTGAAATCATCATGGGTATATATCAACAAGTAA
- a CDS encoding exodeoxyribonuclease III, with translation MKIISYNVNGIRAALNKGFIDWLVVADPDVICLQEIKANKEQLNLELFEEAGYTYHYWFSAQKKGYSGVAILSKTEPNHVEYGTGIESMDFEGRNIRADFNGVSVMSLYLPSGTNDARLQHKFDYMDMFHYYIDNLRKEIPNLVICGDYNICHEEIDIHNPKMKGVSGFLPEEREWLGNFIDNGFIDSFRYLHPEKQVFSWWSYRANSRANNKGWRLDYAMVSEPLQEKIKRAVILTDAVHSDHCPILLELEK, from the coding sequence ATGAAGATTATTTCATACAATGTAAACGGTATTCGCGCCGCATTAAATAAAGGATTTATTGATTGGTTAGTTGTTGCAGATCCAGATGTTATCTGTTTACAAGAAATTAAAGCCAATAAAGAACAATTAAACTTGGAGCTTTTTGAAGAAGCTGGTTATACCTATCACTATTGGTTTTCGGCTCAAAAAAAAGGGTATAGTGGCGTAGCTATATTAAGTAAAACCGAACCAAACCATGTGGAATATGGAACAGGAATAGAATCCATGGATTTTGAAGGTCGGAATATTCGAGCTGATTTTAATGGTGTTTCCGTGATGAGTTTGTATTTGCCATCTGGAACTAATGACGCACGTTTACAGCATAAGTTTGATTATATGGATATGTTTCATTACTACATTGATAATTTAAGGAAAGAAATTCCAAACCTTGTTATATGTGGCGATTATAATATCTGTCATGAAGAAATTGATATTCATAATCCAAAAATGAAAGGTGTATCGGGATTTTTACCAGAAGAACGCGAATGGTTGGGGAATTTTATAGACAACGGGTTTATAGATTCATTCAGATATTTACATCCTGAAAAACAGGTGTTTAGTTGGTGGAGTTATCGTGCCAATTCCAGAGCAAACAACAAAGGTTGGCGTTTGGATTATGCTATGGTTTCAGAACCCTTACAAGAAAAGATAAAAAGAGCCGTTATCCTTACGGATGCCGTTCATAGTGATCACTGTCCAATTTTATTAGAATTAGAAAAATAA
- a CDS encoding aldo/keto reductase, which translates to MKYTTLPQTDIKVSKLCLGTMTWGNQNTQAEGHEQMDYAVDQGINFFDTAELYPVPAEQSTYAETERIIGNWFQKTGNRDKIVLASKIAGPGDYTAHIRTNGFSPEALVDGVNQSLKRLQTDYIDLYQLHWPERQTNTFGIRDYKHHLEDQWQDNFNEILHTLQGLIKSGKIRHVGISNEKAWGTMRFLEESKKHNLPRMITIQNAYSLLNRVFEGDMAEIAIRENIGLLAYSPMAFGVLSGKYIKNQAADNARLKLFSRFARYSSNQATEATKHYLKIAEDNRISLAQMSLAFVTQQPFITSNIIGATNMDQLKENIDSINMELNDSLLASIQAVHEIFPNPAP; encoded by the coding sequence ATGAAATACACAACCTTACCACAAACCGATATAAAAGTTAGTAAACTCTGTTTAGGTACTATGACTTGGGGAAATCAAAATACCCAAGCCGAAGGACATGAGCAAATGGATTATGCGGTGGATCAGGGAATTAATTTTTTTGATACAGCCGAACTATATCCAGTTCCTGCGGAACAAAGCACCTATGCCGAAACTGAACGTATCATTGGGAATTGGTTTCAAAAAACGGGAAATCGGGATAAGATTGTATTAGCTTCTAAAATTGCTGGCCCTGGCGATTATACAGCACATATTAGAACCAATGGATTTAGCCCAGAAGCTTTAGTAGATGGTGTTAATCAGAGTTTAAAGCGCTTACAAACAGATTATATAGATTTATACCAATTGCATTGGCCAGAACGCCAAACTAATACATTTGGGATTCGAGATTACAAGCACCATTTAGAAGACCAGTGGCAAGATAATTTTAATGAAATCTTACACACGCTTCAAGGTCTTATTAAATCTGGAAAAATAAGACATGTTGGAATTTCGAATGAAAAAGCTTGGGGAACCATGCGTTTTTTAGAAGAATCTAAAAAACATAATTTACCAAGAATGATTACCATCCAAAATGCCTATTCCTTGTTAAACCGTGTTTTTGAAGGTGATATGGCAGAAATAGCGATTCGTGAGAATATAGGTTTATTAGCTTATTCCCCCATGGCATTTGGCGTGTTATCAGGGAAATATATTAAAAATCAAGCTGCTGATAATGCACGCTTAAAGCTTTTTTCAAGGTTTGCGCGCTACAGTAGTAACCAAGCAACCGAAGCAACCAAGCACTATTTAAAGATAGCGGAAGATAATCGCATAAGTTTAGCGCAAATGTCTTTGGCATTTGTAACACAACAACCTTTTATAACCAGTAATATTATTGGCGCTACCAATATGGATCAACTAAAAGAGAATATTGATAGTATTAACATGGAATTAAACGACAGCTTGTTAGCTTCTATTCAAGCTGTTCATGAAATATTTCCAAATCCAGCGCCTTAA
- a CDS encoding OmpA family protein, which produces MKHYLIASVLLLALSTACVSPKVYKDLESKYNTLKKQNSKLSADNNDLTSAKNKALNELETLQKKYNETVAQRDKLQQDYDGLKSKFDVLKSSYDALETNSSASIAENSKKNRELLARLEAKEQALAAENARLEKLKKELGERSSRVAELEGMIAAKDANMKRLKDAISSALTDFEGKGLTVEQRGGKVYVSMENKLLFQSGSWAVGTQGKQAVNQLGSVLADNPEIAILIEGHTDNVPYSGNGQLSGNWDLSTKRATAIVNILRENATINPENLTAAGRGEYAPIASNETAEGKAKNRRIEVILTPKLDEISKLLNDI; this is translated from the coding sequence ATGAAACATTATTTAATAGCATCGGTTCTTTTGCTTGCCTTATCAACAGCATGTGTGTCTCCAAAAGTATATAAAGATTTAGAAAGTAAATACAATACACTTAAAAAGCAGAATAGTAAATTATCTGCGGATAATAACGATTTGACGTCGGCAAAGAACAAAGCGTTGAATGAATTGGAAACACTTCAAAAAAAATATAATGAAACCGTTGCGCAACGCGATAAACTGCAACAAGATTACGATGGATTAAAATCTAAATTTGATGTTTTGAAATCATCTTATGACGCTCTGGAAACAAATAGTTCTGCTTCTATTGCTGAAAACTCTAAAAAAAATCGTGAATTATTAGCAAGATTGGAAGCTAAAGAACAAGCTTTAGCTGCTGAAAATGCACGTTTAGAAAAGTTGAAAAAAGAATTAGGAGAACGCTCAAGTCGTGTTGCAGAATTAGAAGGCATGATAGCTGCTAAAGACGCCAATATGAAACGTTTAAAAGATGCTATTTCTAGTGCCTTAACGGATTTTGAAGGCAAAGGTTTAACCGTTGAGCAACGCGGTGGTAAAGTGTATGTGTCCATGGAAAACAAATTATTATTTCAATCTGGAAGTTGGGCCGTTGGAACACAGGGGAAACAAGCTGTAAACCAATTGGGTTCTGTATTGGCAGATAATCCGGAAATTGCCATTTTAATTGAAGGTCATACGGATAATGTGCCGTATAGTGGAAATGGTCAGTTAAGTGGCAACTGGGATTTATCAACCAAACGTGCAACGGCTATTGTAAATATATTACGTGAAAATGCTACTATAAATCCAGAGAATTTAACGGCTGCTGGCCGAGGTGAATATGCGCCAATAGCAAGTAATGAAACAGCAGAAGGTAAAGCTAAAAACAGACGTATTGAAGTGATTCTAACACCTAAATTGGATGAAATTTCTAAATTATTGAATGATATATAA